DNA sequence from the Candidatus Cloacimonadota bacterium genome:
CCATCCGCACAGGTTCATTCTTTGGCAAAGTCAAATCAGGAGGCTACATCAGAGCGTATCAGCTTTGAGCCTCTTTCTCAGATTCGCAAGACCATAGCCAAGAACATGCTCCGCAGCAAGCAAAACACTGCACACATGAGCATCATGGATGAGGTAGAGATCAGCGAATTGGTGAATGCCAGGACTCGTTTGAATGAGTTACTTGGTGATAGCGGCATCAGACTTACTTATCTGCCTTTTGTAATTAAAGCCATAGCCCTTGCACTGAAGCAACACCCAGTGCTGAATGCCGAATTGGACATGGAAAATGAACGCATTATTAATAAGAATTACATCAATATGGGTATTGCCATGGACACCGAAGACGGCCTGGTAGTGCCTGTAATTCGTGATGCGGATAAGAAATCTCTGAGTGAATTGGCGGCTGAGATTAAGAGTTTGACAGGCCGAGCTCAAGACCGTAAACTGACGCTGGACGACCTCAAGGACGGTACTTTCAGCATTACTTCTTATGGTTCGATTGGCGGATATTTTGCTGTTCCTGTAATCGCCTATCCACAGGTTGCCATCTTCGGTATTGGAAAAATAACGCAAAAGCCTGTGATCAAAGACAATCAGATCGTTATCGGAAATGTGATGCCCATCAGTATGAGTGTGGATCACCGCATTGTTGACGGAGCGGAGGTCAGCAGGTTTGTAAATAAAGTACTTGGTTATCTGAAAGAACCCATGTTACTGATAGTATAAGGGAGGAAGCATGGTATATGATTTAATTATTATTGGTAGTGGACCCGCGGGTTACGTGGGTGCTATCAAAGCAGGTCAGCGCGGCCTCAAAACTCTGGTAATCGACAAAAAGTATGTGGGCGGGATGTGTCTGAACTGGGGTTGCATTCCCACCAAGAGCCTTTTAGAATCTGCCAAAATGCTACAGAAAGTGAAGTCTGCAGCAGAATTTGGCATTACGGGCATAAATCCGCAGGAGCTTGCTTTCGATTGGCAACAAGCAGTTAAACGGACTTTTCAGATCGTTTCTAAGCTAAGTCGCGGAATAGAATTCCTCTGGAAGAAGAACGGGGTGGAATTTCTAATGGCAGAAGCTAAAATCCTTTCCCCTACTCAGGTTGAAGCCGATAAACGCATCTTTGAAACAAAGAGTATCCTCATTGCCACAGGATCACGCCCCGCCCCGCGTCCGGACTTTCACGATGCTCTGAGTCTGGAAGAGCTGTATAGCCTAGACAGGCTGCCCGAAAAGCCTCTTCTGGTGGGGAGAGGCGCCAATCTGGTGGAGCTGGCTCAGTTTTTCAGGATGATAGGCAAGGAACCGATAATTCTGGCCGATGAATTGCCCCTGATGCCCTCGCTGGATGTCTATTTAGAGAACTTCATCCATAAGAAACTAAAGAAAGATAAGATTCCCCTTATCCCCATCCGCGAAGCGATCATCAAG
Encoded proteins:
- a CDS encoding FAD-dependent oxidoreductase: MVYDLIIIGSGPAGYVGAIKAGQRGLKTLVIDKKYVGGMCLNWGCIPTKSLLESAKMLQKVKSAAEFGITGINPQELAFDWQQAVKRTFQIVSKLSRGIEFLWKKNGVEFLMAEAKILSPTQVEADKRIFETKSILIATGSRPAPRPDFHDALSLEELYSLDRLPEKPLLVGRGANLVELAQFFRMIGKEPIILADELPLMPSLDVYLENFIHKKLKKDKIPLIPIREAIIKDKHIIYKEKEYPFDRAINISFRTAVLPEIKPDIAMEGDFIKTDINHQCSIPGIYAAGDVNGKSYLAHVASAQALEVIDTIMKVQLPVVERTYPLNIYSEPEMAQIGITEAQIKAKGIEYRVNQYSLSANGKALAEGTADGFIRILYETKYNEVLGVQIVAANATDLISEAGILMELEGTTFDLARTIHAHPTVAEIYMDAGSLD
- a CDS encoding 2-oxo acid dehydrogenase subunit E2 gives rise to the protein MRYIFKFPDIGEGLEEGKIIEWYVDKGSTVESGDPIVKMETDKVVTDIPSPKSGVISVRYGGIGDTVKVGSALVEIDIEGINAETAQEEAKVEPKAASTESVDEEGFGGVVGTIEVAGDGAYLPAGEEGISVQKETKIRKKALATPVARAMAKDLDIDINQVQGTGPAGRVTKKDVQSFRPSAQVHSLAKSNQEATSERISFEPLSQIRKTIAKNMLRSKQNTAHMSIMDEVEISELVNARTRLNELLGDSGIRLTYLPFVIKAIALALKQHPVLNAELDMENERIINKNYINMGIAMDTEDGLVVPVIRDADKKSLSELAAEIKSLTGRAQDRKLTLDDLKDGTFSITSYGSIGGYFAVPVIAYPQVAIFGIGKITQKPVIKDNQIVIGNVMPISMSVDHRIVDGAEVSRFVNKVLGYLKEPMLLIV